A single region of the Triticum dicoccoides isolate Atlit2015 ecotype Zavitan chromosome 2B, WEW_v2.0, whole genome shotgun sequence genome encodes:
- the LOC119362158 gene encoding uncharacterized protein LOC119362158, with amino-acid sequence MAAAMVAARSGMVAGTSPSSQRLRDLPVWDRSTVSSRCFCSAVREEIPWTPMSSSAALTPIQAPAPATLCRERSEGAAGRKMKNGMHLRREGMVRGEGAASAKRRGRMQLKPLLRSSYG; translated from the exons atggcggcggccatggtggcagCCAGATCTGGGATGGTCGCAGGCACCTCTCCCTCCTCGCAAAGGCTACGGGATTTACCGGTATGGGACAGGAGCACCGTTTCCTCCCGTTGCTTCTGCTCGGCCGTGCGTGAGGAGATCCCATGGACGCCGATGTCAAGCTCCGCTGCTCTGACCCCCATCCAG GCACCTGCACCAGCAACTCTATGCAGGGAGAGGAGTGAGGGCGCTGCAGGGAGAAAAATGAAGAACGGGATGCACCTGAGGAGAGAGGG GATGGTGAGAGGAGAAGGTGCTGCAAGTGCCAAGAGAAGGGGTCGGATGCAACTGAAACCCTTGCT ACGAAGCTCCTACGGGTGA